One Leptolyngbya sp. NIES-2104 genomic window carries:
- a CDS encoding sigma-70 family RNA polymerase sigma factor, with translation METDRAISDSMQLYLNDIGRFPLLNAAEELQYGQQVQTLMQLQQLKIMIANQLHREPTIAQWAIAAKQSEPELTEAIAAGSQAKQKLLESNLRFVVLIAKRYQKRNVDLLDLIQEGSLGLERAIEKFDPAKQYRFSTYAYWWIRQSITRYLALYSRTLRLPTHVTEKLNKIKKAQRTLSQQLRRTATVSEIAQETSLSPEQVREYLIVAKYPRSLDQPISDAQETVLRDLLESEYASPEENLTRAMLQQDIQSALDRLSERERKILILRFGLIDGKALSLSQIGNQLHLSKERVRQLERQALGDLRQRTQLQMYLAV, from the coding sequence ATGGAGACAGACCGCGCGATTTCTGATTCAATGCAGCTTTACTTGAACGATATTGGTCGCTTTCCACTGCTCAATGCGGCTGAAGAATTGCAATATGGTCAGCAAGTTCAGACCTTGATGCAACTTCAGCAATTGAAAATCATGATCGCGAATCAACTACACCGAGAGCCAACAATCGCGCAGTGGGCAATCGCAGCAAAGCAATCTGAACCGGAACTAACCGAAGCGATCGCGGCTGGAAGTCAGGCAAAACAAAAACTACTTGAATCAAATTTACGATTTGTGGTATTGATCGCAAAACGCTACCAGAAGCGCAATGTTGACTTACTCGATCTGATTCAAGAAGGTTCACTTGGACTAGAACGGGCGATCGAGAAATTTGATCCAGCAAAGCAATATCGATTTTCAACCTATGCGTATTGGTGGATTCGGCAGTCAATTACTCGCTATTTAGCTCTCTACTCGCGCACCTTGCGGCTTCCGACTCATGTGACTGAGAAGCTGAACAAAATTAAAAAGGCTCAAAGAACTTTATCGCAGCAACTGAGGCGGACTGCTACAGTCTCAGAGATTGCCCAGGAAACGAGCTTATCACCGGAACAGGTTCGAGAATACTTAATCGTTGCAAAATATCCTCGTTCCCTTGATCAGCCGATTTCTGATGCTCAAGAAACAGTCTTACGAGATTTGCTCGAATCTGAATACGCTTCACCGGAAGAGAATTTAACGCGAGCGATGTTGCAACAAGACATTCAATCTGCGCTCGATCGCTTATCTGAAAGAGAACGAAAAATTCTCATTTTGCGATTTGGATTAATTGATGGAAAAGCTTTGTCGCTGTCTCAGATCGGTAATCAGTTACATTTGAGCAAAGAGCGGGTTCGGCAACTGGAGCGGCAAGCTCTAGGGGATTTACGTCAGAGAACACAATTGCAGATGTACCTCGCAGTTTAA
- a CDS encoding DUF2808 domain-containing protein yields MKRFLSAATATIVLLAFGTAAQASGSAKVPHLAGSSANLNNAKFQPGSYSLKVHVMGQEVSALMVEAQDSVQLSQNIQVFDQFNKSIAATISMNGETATIAFAQPVKPDTVLRLDLKKVQNPNALPTAFFSVSSQVVGLGSEIALGTIQVTTRYGRI; encoded by the coding sequence ATGAAACGGTTCCTTTCGGCTGCAACCGCAACGATCGTCCTGCTTGCTTTTGGGACTGCCGCTCAAGCATCTGGAAGTGCAAAAGTACCTCATCTTGCAGGTAGCTCTGCTAATCTCAACAATGCTAAGTTTCAGCCTGGAAGCTACTCGCTGAAAGTTCATGTGATGGGACAAGAAGTTTCAGCGTTGATGGTTGAAGCACAAGACTCTGTTCAACTTAGCCAAAACATCCAAGTCTTTGACCAATTCAACAAGTCCATCGCTGCAACTATTTCGATGAATGGAGAAACGGCAACGATCGCATTTGCCCAACCTGTGAAGCCTGACACTGTTCTTAGACTTGACTTGAAGAAAGTTCAGAATCCCAATGCGCTGCCGACAGCTTTCTTTTCAGTCAGTAGTCAGGTTGTTGGACTCGGTTCTGAAATCGCTTTAGGAACTATCCAAGTCACAACACGCTATGGTCGCATCTAA